A stretch of the Harpia harpyja isolate bHarHar1 chromosome 5, bHarHar1 primary haplotype, whole genome shotgun sequence genome encodes the following:
- the AQP4 gene encoding aquaporin-4 isoform X1, with the protein MTANDPQPVLQRHFPKPPSPARSSSKCGRLCKCESIMVAFKGVWTQPFWKAVSAEFLAMLIFVLLSLGSTINWGGAEKPLPVDMVLISLCFGLSIATMVQCFGHISGGHINPAVTVAMVCTRKISLAKSVFYILAQCLGAIVGAGILYLITPPSVVGGLGVTAVHGDLSAGHGLLVELIITFQLVFTIFASCDSKRSDVTGSVALAIGFSVAIGHLFAINYTGASMNPARSFGPAVIMGRWENQWVYWVGPIIGAVLAGALYEYVYCPDVELKRRFKDVFSKATQPSKGKYIEVDDNRSHVETDDLILKPGIVHVIDIDRGEDKKGRDPSSEVLSSV; encoded by the exons ATGACGGCAAACGACCCGCAGCCGGTGCTCCAGCGGCACTTTCCCAAGCCCCCTTCGCCCGCACGGAGCAGCAG taagTGTGGGCGTCTGTGTAAGTGTGAAAGCATCATGGTGGCATTTAAAGGAGTCTGGACTCAGCCCTTCTGGAAAGCCGTTTCGGCTGAATTTTTGGCCATGCTTATTTTTGTCCTCCTCAGCCTCGGCTCCACAATCAACTGGGGCGGAGCAGAGAAGCCCCTGCCTGTAGACATGGTCCTTATCTCCCTCTGCTTTGGACTCAGCATTGCGACCATGGTGCAGTGCTTTGGACACATCAGTGGAGGCCACATTAACCCTGCTGTGACTGTGGCGATGGTCTGCACAAGGAAGATCAGCCTCGCCAAGTCCGTCTTCTACATTCTCGCCCAGTGCCTGGGAGCCATCGTGGGCGCAGGCATCCTTTACCTCATCACACCACCAAGCGTGGTGGGAGGCCTGGGAGTCACTGCG gtaCATGGGGATCTTTCCGCTGGCCATGGACTCCTGGTGGAGTTGATAATTACATTCCAGCTGGTTTTTACTATTTTTGCCAGCTGTGATTCAAAACGAAGTGATGTCACTGGTTCAGTAGCTTTAGCAATTGGATTTTCTGTTGCAATTGGACATTTATTTGCT ATCAATTACACCGGTGCCAGTATGAACCCTGCTCGATCATTTGGACCTGCTGTCATCATGGGCAGATGGGAAAACCAATGG GTATATTGGGTGGGACCAATAATAGGAGCAGTCCTTGCTGGTGCTCTTTATGAGTATGTCTATTGCCCAGACGTTGAACTCAAGCGCCGTTTTAAAGACGTCTTCAGTAAGGCCACCCAGCCGTCCAAAGGGAAGTACATTGAGGTGGATGATAACAGGAGCCATGTAGAGACCGATGACCTGATCCTGAAGCCTGGCATAGTTCATGTGATTGATATCGACAGGGGTGAGGACAAGAAGGGAAGAGATCCATCCAGCGAGGTGTTGTCTTCTGTATGA
- the AQP4 gene encoding aquaporin-4 isoform X2 yields MSDGAAAPRRGKCGRLCKCESIMVAFKGVWTQPFWKAVSAEFLAMLIFVLLSLGSTINWGGAEKPLPVDMVLISLCFGLSIATMVQCFGHISGGHINPAVTVAMVCTRKISLAKSVFYILAQCLGAIVGAGILYLITPPSVVGGLGVTAVHGDLSAGHGLLVELIITFQLVFTIFASCDSKRSDVTGSVALAIGFSVAIGHLFAINYTGASMNPARSFGPAVIMGRWENQWVYWVGPIIGAVLAGALYEYVYCPDVELKRRFKDVFSKATQPSKGKYIEVDDNRSHVETDDLILKPGIVHVIDIDRGEDKKGRDPSSEVLSSV; encoded by the exons ATGAGCGACGGAgcggccgctccgcgccgcgG taagTGTGGGCGTCTGTGTAAGTGTGAAAGCATCATGGTGGCATTTAAAGGAGTCTGGACTCAGCCCTTCTGGAAAGCCGTTTCGGCTGAATTTTTGGCCATGCTTATTTTTGTCCTCCTCAGCCTCGGCTCCACAATCAACTGGGGCGGAGCAGAGAAGCCCCTGCCTGTAGACATGGTCCTTATCTCCCTCTGCTTTGGACTCAGCATTGCGACCATGGTGCAGTGCTTTGGACACATCAGTGGAGGCCACATTAACCCTGCTGTGACTGTGGCGATGGTCTGCACAAGGAAGATCAGCCTCGCCAAGTCCGTCTTCTACATTCTCGCCCAGTGCCTGGGAGCCATCGTGGGCGCAGGCATCCTTTACCTCATCACACCACCAAGCGTGGTGGGAGGCCTGGGAGTCACTGCG gtaCATGGGGATCTTTCCGCTGGCCATGGACTCCTGGTGGAGTTGATAATTACATTCCAGCTGGTTTTTACTATTTTTGCCAGCTGTGATTCAAAACGAAGTGATGTCACTGGTTCAGTAGCTTTAGCAATTGGATTTTCTGTTGCAATTGGACATTTATTTGCT ATCAATTACACCGGTGCCAGTATGAACCCTGCTCGATCATTTGGACCTGCTGTCATCATGGGCAGATGGGAAAACCAATGG GTATATTGGGTGGGACCAATAATAGGAGCAGTCCTTGCTGGTGCTCTTTATGAGTATGTCTATTGCCCAGACGTTGAACTCAAGCGCCGTTTTAAAGACGTCTTCAGTAAGGCCACCCAGCCGTCCAAAGGGAAGTACATTGAGGTGGATGATAACAGGAGCCATGTAGAGACCGATGACCTGATCCTGAAGCCTGGCATAGTTCATGTGATTGATATCGACAGGGGTGAGGACAAGAAGGGAAGAGATCCATCCAGCGAGGTGTTGTCTTCTGTATGA